From one Cyanobacteriota bacterium genomic stretch:
- a CDS encoding MgtC/SapB family protein has translation MTSIEFVLRLAVAFLLGSALGLERQWRQRMAGLRTNTLVATGAALFVMLSVLTPGDSSPTRIAAQVVSGIGFLGGGVILREGLTVRGLNTAATLWCAAAIGSLAGAGLLFHAGVGTVAVLAANLLLRPLGYRINQQPLKGTELELCYRCDVVCRTQDESHIRALLLQAVVGGNLRLRSLYSEDLEDTPDRVSVEAELVTQERNDAFLEQMVSRLSLEPGVIAIRWRIIEQEFG, from the coding sequence ATGACCTCGATCGAGTTTGTCCTTCGCCTAGCCGTGGCATTTCTGCTGGGTTCAGCCCTAGGGTTAGAGCGTCAGTGGCGGCAGCGCATGGCTGGATTGCGAACTAATACTTTGGTGGCAACGGGTGCAGCCTTGTTTGTGATGCTTTCTGTGCTTACGCCTGGTGATTCTAGTCCAACCCGGATCGCTGCTCAGGTAGTGTCGGGTATTGGCTTTTTGGGTGGCGGTGTGATTTTGCGAGAGGGGTTGACGGTGCGTGGGCTGAATACAGCAGCAACTTTGTGGTGTGCGGCTGCGATCGGCTCGCTGGCTGGTGCAGGGCTACTGTTCCATGCAGGAGTTGGTACGGTTGCGGTGCTGGCTGCTAACTTGCTGTTGCGTCCGTTAGGCTATCGCATTAATCAACAACCTCTTAAGGGTACTGAACTGGAGTTGTGTTACCGCTGTGATGTGGTCTGTCGCACTCAAGATGAGTCGCATATCCGAGCGTTGTTGCTGCAAGCGGTGGTAGGTGGAAATCTGCGGCTACGATCGCTCTATAGCGAAGATTTAGAAGATACACCCGATCGGGTCAGCGTAGAAGCAGAACTTGTAACCCAAGAACGCAATGATGCATTTTTAGAGCAAATGGTCAGTCGTCTGAGTCTAGAGCCAGGGGTGATTGCAATCCGGTGGCGCATTATTGAACAGGAATTTGGTTAA
- a CDS encoding HU family DNA-binding protein, translating to MNKSELVDAIAAKTTVTKKNADAVLTAVLDTIVEAVSGGDRVTLVGFGTFEARDRQAREGRNPQTGDKMTIPATRVPAFSAGKLFKEKVAPDQEAAPATKSKGKKK from the coding sequence ATGAACAAAAGTGAACTAGTTGATGCTATCGCAGCGAAAACCACTGTAACCAAAAAGAATGCAGATGCAGTGCTCACAGCGGTTTTGGACACGATCGTTGAGGCTGTGTCTGGCGGCGATCGGGTCACGCTTGTAGGGTTTGGCACCTTTGAAGCCAGAGATCGGCAAGCTCGCGAAGGACGCAATCCCCAAACTGGCGATAAGATGACGATTCCTGCGACACGGGTTCCTGCTTTTTCGGCGGGTAAGCTGTTTAAGGAAAAAGTTGCTCCTGACCAAGAGGCGGCACCAGCTACTAAAAGCAAAGGCAAGAAAAAGTAA
- the murG gene encoding undecaprenyldiphospho-muramoylpentapeptide beta-N-acetylglucosaminyltransferase: MKRLLIAASGTGGHVFPALAVAEQLAGWQIEWLGVSDRLETRLVPDCYPLHVIQVEGFQKKSILHRLRVVFKLLAAIGQVRRLLRQGKFSGVFTTGGYIAAPAILAAWSLGLPTILHESNALPGKVTRWLSPFCTTVAVGFAAATAYLPRAKTICLGTPVRSQFLTSVQESSLAELAIPENVPLIVVVGGSQGAVAVNRLVRQAAPVWLEAGAWIVHLTGETDRDAGSFTHDHYIALPFYDHMAGLLKRATLAISRAGAGTLTELAITHTPSILIPYPFAADDHQTYNARVFVSAGAAQSFSQAELTPELLASKVLHLLQSPEQLAQLAANAATLAVPDSAVRLAELVEQVIS; the protein is encoded by the coding sequence ATGAAACGACTTCTAATTGCGGCTAGTGGCACGGGTGGTCATGTGTTTCCGGCTTTGGCGGTGGCTGAGCAACTGGCTGGCTGGCAAATCGAGTGGTTGGGCGTGTCTGATCGTTTAGAAACGCGGCTGGTGCCTGATTGCTATCCTCTCCATGTCATTCAAGTTGAGGGCTTCCAGAAGAAATCTATCCTGCATAGGTTGCGGGTTGTCTTCAAGTTACTAGCTGCTATTGGTCAGGTCAGGCGCTTGCTACGGCAGGGCAAGTTTTCAGGTGTATTCACCACCGGAGGCTACATTGCTGCCCCGGCAATTCTAGCGGCTTGGTCTCTGGGGCTACCGACGATCTTGCACGAGTCCAATGCCTTGCCTGGAAAGGTAACTCGCTGGTTGAGTCCCTTTTGTACGACTGTAGCGGTGGGTTTTGCGGCTGCCACTGCTTACCTGCCCCGGGCGAAAACTATTTGTCTAGGCACACCAGTGCGATCGCAGTTTTTGACCTCTGTGCAGGAGTCATCGCTAGCAGAGTTAGCAATTCCTGAAAATGTGCCCTTAATTGTAGTGGTGGGGGGTAGTCAGGGTGCAGTAGCAGTCAATCGGCTAGTACGGCAGGCGGCTCCAGTATGGCTAGAGGCTGGTGCATGGATTGTGCACCTAACGGGGGAGACTGATCGCGATGCAGGTAGCTTTACCCATGACCACTACATAGCGCTGCCCTTCTATGATCACATGGCTGGCTTACTGAAGCGGGCAACCCTAGCCATTAGTCGTGCTGGAGCGGGCACCCTGACCGAACTGGCTATCACCCATACCCCTTCTATTCTTATTCCCTATCCTTTCGCTGCCGACGATCACCAGACCTATAATGCCCGGGTATTTGTGTCAGCGGGGGCAGCCCAAAGCTTTTCTCAAGCCGAGCTAACTCCAGAGCTACTGGCATCAAAGGTTCTACATCTTCTTCAGTCGCCAGAGCAGTTAGCCCAGTTGGCAGCCAATGCAGCAACCCTGGCTGTGCCAGATAGTGCCGTTCGACTAGCAGAATTGGTAGAGCAAGTGATTAGTTAA
- a CDS encoding DEAD/DEAH box helicase codes for MNSDLAPELDPAKLYPFSLDDFQLAAIAALNAGKSVVVCAPTGSGKTLIGEYAIHRALKRGKRVFYTTPLKALSNQKLRDFREQFGHDQVGLLTGDLTVNRDAPVLVMTTEIFRNMLYGTPIGQVGTSLANLEAVVLDECHYMNDRQRGTVWEESIIYCPSQVQLVALSATVANSDQLTDWLCQVHGPTELIYSDFRPVPLEFYFANSKGLFPLLTEDHKAMNPRLKPKKTKGRSDRQHRGRSEDIPTLPFVLSQLQQRDMLPAIYFIFSRKGCDQSVAEVGDLSLVQGEEATRLRQQVDDFRQRYPEAARFGQVEALYRGVAAHHAGILPAWKGLVEELFQQGLIKVVFATETLAAGINMPARTTVISTLSKRTDTGHRLLHASEFLQMAGRAGRRGMDKLGHVVTLQTAFEGAKEAAYLATSKADPLVSQFTPSYGMVLNLLQTHTLPEAKELVERSFGQYLATLHLQPQRQAIANLEALVNQSRQALANVDTKLLTNYEKLQERLKEEKRLLKTLQQQAGELHASDIARALPFALAGTVLSLKGKHMPVSEPLPAVLVTKVSGSGQFPYLVCLGQDNRWYVVTVSDVVGLHGEFPRLAEVDHLNPPLELEFKPGHRHSGDDQTHTIACRIPTPPPLANTAPEVYAQLQRVAACEEQLKTHPARQWGDVAALLKRQRRLQDLEDELADRRAKLASASHRHWQEFIALTEILQVFDCLEWIQSETIAPTDSPAANGISPDADGLPDNALLKPTELGQTIAAIRGENELWLGLAITSHHLDDLEPQQLAAVCAALVTESVRPDSWTDYNPSPAVEDVLENLWSWQPRRQLIKLQRQYQVSLPVWLETRLVGIVEQWALGAEWSELCVNTNLDEGDVVRMLRRTLDLLSQIPYVPYLSDTLRDNADRAACLLNRFPVNELIE; via the coding sequence CTGAATTCAGATCTAGCTCCAGAGCTAGACCCAGCCAAGCTTTACCCCTTCAGCTTGGATGATTTTCAGCTAGCAGCGATCGCTGCCCTAAATGCAGGCAAATCTGTAGTTGTCTGTGCTCCCACTGGCTCTGGCAAGACCTTAATTGGGGAATACGCTATTCACCGAGCGCTAAAACGGGGTAAACGTGTTTTTTACACTACTCCACTAAAGGCGTTATCTAACCAAAAGCTGCGGGACTTTCGGGAGCAGTTTGGACACGATCAGGTAGGGCTGCTGACGGGAGACTTGACCGTGAATCGGGATGCACCAGTGCTGGTCATGACTACGGAGATTTTTCGTAACATGTTGTACGGAACTCCCATTGGTCAAGTCGGCACCTCCCTAGCAAACTTGGAGGCAGTCGTGCTGGATGAATGTCACTACATGAACGATCGCCAGCGGGGTACGGTTTGGGAAGAATCTATCATCTATTGTCCGTCCCAGGTGCAACTGGTGGCGCTGTCAGCAACCGTTGCCAACAGTGACCAGTTAACAGACTGGCTCTGTCAGGTACATGGCCCCACAGAACTGATTTATTCAGATTTTCGTCCAGTGCCGCTGGAATTTTATTTTGCCAATTCCAAAGGACTGTTTCCCCTGCTAACAGAGGATCACAAAGCGATGAATCCTCGCCTCAAACCTAAGAAAACCAAGGGGCGCAGCGATCGGCAACACCGGGGGCGATCGGAAGACATTCCCACCCTGCCCTTTGTGCTCAGCCAACTCCAACAGCGAGACATGCTGCCTGCTATTTATTTCATCTTCAGTCGCAAGGGCTGTGACCAGTCCGTTGCTGAGGTAGGCGACCTCTCCCTTGTACAAGGGGAGGAAGCTACGCGCCTCCGGCAGCAGGTCGATGATTTCCGTCAGCGCTATCCGGAAGCAGCTCGGTTTGGGCAAGTAGAGGCCCTGTATCGGGGTGTGGCAGCTCACCATGCTGGCATCTTACCTGCCTGGAAAGGCTTAGTAGAAGAGTTATTTCAGCAAGGGCTGATCAAGGTAGTCTTTGCTACAGAAACCCTTGCCGCTGGCATTAACATGCCTGCCCGTACCACAGTAATTTCTACCCTGTCTAAACGGACAGATACGGGGCATCGGTTGCTCCATGCCTCAGAATTTTTGCAGATGGCGGGGCGAGCTGGACGGCGCGGTATGGATAAGCTAGGGCATGTAGTTACACTGCAAACTGCCTTTGAGGGAGCTAAGGAAGCTGCCTATCTCGCCACTTCCAAAGCCGATCCACTGGTGAGTCAGTTTACTCCTAGCTACGGGATGGTACTGAACTTGTTACAGACCCATACCCTGCCAGAGGCCAAGGAACTGGTAGAGCGCAGTTTTGGTCAATACTTGGCTACCTTGCATCTACAACCTCAACGACAGGCGATCGCTAACCTAGAAGCTTTAGTCAACCAGTCTCGCCAAGCCCTGGCCAACGTTGACACCAAACTGCTGACCAACTACGAAAAGCTGCAAGAGCGGCTGAAGGAAGAAAAGCGGCTGCTAAAAACCTTACAGCAACAGGCTGGAGAACTCCATGCCAGCGACATTGCTAGAGCATTGCCCTTTGCCTTGGCGGGGACGGTACTCAGCCTTAAGGGTAAGCATATGCCAGTGTCTGAGCCATTACCAGCCGTATTAGTGACTAAGGTGAGTGGCTCTGGACAGTTTCCGTACCTCGTGTGCTTGGGGCAAGACAACCGTTGGTATGTTGTCACCGTTAGCGATGTGGTGGGCTTGCATGGAGAATTTCCCCGCTTAGCAGAAGTAGATCATCTTAATCCGCCCTTGGAGCTAGAGTTCAAACCAGGACATCGGCATAGCGGCGATGATCAAACCCACACGATCGCTTGTCGCATTCCCACGCCACCTCCGCTAGCAAACACTGCCCCTGAAGTCTATGCCCAATTGCAACGGGTCGCTGCCTGTGAAGAACAACTGAAAACTCATCCTGCCCGCCAGTGGGGAGATGTAGCCGCTTTACTCAAACGCCAGCGCCGCCTGCAAGATTTGGAAGATGAACTGGCTGATCGGCGTGCCAAGCTGGCCAGTGCCTCCCATCGCCATTGGCAAGAGTTCATTGCCCTGACCGAAATTTTGCAAGTGTTCGATTGCCTAGAGTGGATTCAGTCAGAGACGATCGCGCCTACAGACTCCCCAGCCGCTAATGGCATTAGCCCAGATGCTGATGGCTTGCCCGACAACGCTCTCTTAAAGCCCACAGAACTGGGGCAGACAATCGCTGCCATCCGGGGCGAAAATGAACTATGGCTAGGACTAGCCATTACCTCCCATCACCTAGATGATTTAGAGCCGCAGCAGCTTGCTGCTGTGTGTGCCGCCTTGGTGACCGAATCAGTTCGCCCCGATAGTTGGACAGACTATAACCCCTCTCCTGCGGTGGAAGACGTGTTAGAAAATCTTTGGAGTTGGCAACCTCGCCGCCAACTGATCAAACTGCAACGGCAGTACCAAGTTTCTCTGCCTGTCTGGTTAGAAACCCGTCTAGTGGGCATCGTCGAGCAGTGGGCCTTAGGTGCCGAGTGGAGTGAGCTGTGTGTCAACACTAACCTAGACGAAGGTGATGTCGTCCGCATGTTGCGCCGCACCCTAGACTTGCTCTCCCAGATTCCCTACGTGCCCTACCTGTCTGACACTCTGCGAGACAATGCCGATCGTGCTGCTTGCCTGCTCAACCGCTTCCCCGTCAACGAGCTGATTGAGTGA